The following nucleotide sequence is from Deinococcus aerophilus.
CCATGCCTGGATGCCGCCGCTGAGGTTGTAGACCTCGTAGCCATGCTCGGTGAGCAGCTTGGCGGCGCTGCGCGAGCGGTTGCCACTCGCACACTGGGTGATCAGCACCTTGTCCTTCGGAAGCCGGTCAAGCTGCCCGGGAAGCTGGTCGAGGGGCACGCTTCTGGAGTGCGCAATGGACAGGGCCCTGCGCTCGGCGGCGGTGCGGACATCAAGCAGCAGGGCGCCCGCCCGCACCCGGGCCTGCGCTTCCTGGGGAGTAATGGAGGGGATGGCGGGTGTCGGCGTCATGCGGAGACGGGTCCGGAGCCAGTTGAGCATACGTACCTCCTGAGGTGACCGAACTATATACCCCCAGGGGGTATGTGGTCAACGGGGCGACCTCGCAGAATCCAGCGCTGCGGGCTTCAGCGCTGCGGCCGTATCTGCCCAGGGCAATGGAACCACAGTCAGGAGGGGGGGAGCGGGGCGATAGGGGGGTCCCGGTCCTGATCCAGCAGGGCCTGCCATTCGCCGGCGCAGCGGCCGTCCGGGGTCAGCGGGCAGTGACGGGCCAGCGGCAGTTCCTGAAGGGGACCGTCCAGACGCTGGCAGATGTGTTCGCCTGCCTTGACCCGCGCGGCCAGGGCCAGGGTATCCGCCATCGGCAGGTCGTTGACGTCGTCACGCAGGAATTTCAGGAACCGGCGGTAATGCTCGATGGCCGTGTACTTGCTTTCCACCACCGACAGGCAGGTCATCAGGCGCTGGTGGTACTGTTCCCCCACGTAGGGATCGGCCTGCAGAGCCCCGACGAGCGCCTGCACCGAATGTCCGCAGTCCTGGTGTTCGCAGTGCAACAGGCTCAGTTCCAGCGTGGCCCGCACGTACGCGGACTTG
It contains:
- a CDS encoding rhodanese-like domain-containing protein — translated: MLNWLRTRLRMTPTPAIPSITPQEAQARVRAGALLLDVRTAAERRALSIAHSRSVPLDQLPGQLDRLPKDKVLITQCASGNRSRSAAKLLTEHGYEVYNLSGGIQAWQAAGLPTKRG